In a single window of the Desulfovibrio mangrovi genome:
- a CDS encoding FAD/NAD(P)-binding protein, which translates to MSANNPILPDMATILEVVDETPNIRTFRVRFNDEKLMQDFTFMPGQVGQLSAFGFGEATFVINSSPTRMDYLQFSVMKVGEVTGRLHTLKEGDSIGVRAPLGNWFPVDEMKGKDITFVAGGIGMAPLRTLLVYLLDNRKDYGKITLLYGARSPRDMAYQEDVREWRDRDDLDVVLTVDSPAEGWGESPEERVGLIPNVLMDINPSAKNAIAVTCGPPIMIKFTLQALKKLGFEDDQIITTLEKRMKCGVGLCGRCNIGTKYVCVDGPVFKYSELKDLPDEL; encoded by the coding sequence ATGAGCGCTAACAATCCCATCCTTCCCGATATGGCGACCATCCTCGAAGTAGTGGATGAAACGCCCAATATCCGTACCTTCCGCGTCCGTTTCAACGATGAGAAACTGATGCAGGACTTCACCTTCATGCCCGGTCAGGTGGGACAGCTTTCCGCCTTCGGTTTCGGTGAAGCCACCTTCGTTATCAACTCTTCCCCCACCCGCATGGACTATCTGCAGTTCAGCGTCATGAAGGTGGGCGAAGTGACCGGCCGTCTGCACACCCTGAAGGAAGGCGATTCCATCGGCGTGCGTGCTCCGCTGGGCAACTGGTTCCCCGTGGACGAGATGAAGGGCAAGGACATCACCTTCGTTGCGGGCGGCATCGGCATGGCACCGTTGCGTACCCTGCTGGTCTACCTGCTGGACAACCGCAAGGACTACGGTAAGATCACCCTGCTGTACGGCGCGCGTTCGCCCCGCGATATGGCCTATCAGGAAGACGTGCGCGAATGGCGCGACCGTGACGATCTGGACGTTGTGCTGACCGTGGACTCCCCTGCGGAAGGCTGGGGTGAATCTCCTGAAGAACGCGTCGGCCTCATCCCCAACGTGCTGATGGACATCAACCCCTCGGCCAAGAACGCCATCGCTGTAACCTGCGGCCCGCCCATCATGATCAAGTTCACCCTGCAGGCCCTGAAGAAGCTGGGCTTTGAGGATGACCAGATCATTACCACGCTGGAAAAGCGCATGAAGTGCGGCGTTGGCCTGTGCGGACGCTGTAACATCGGTACCAAGTACGTGTGCGTGGACGGCCCCGTATTCAAGTACTCCGAACTGAAAGATCTGCCCGACGAACTGTAG